A window of the Salmo trutta chromosome 25, fSalTru1.1, whole genome shotgun sequence genome harbors these coding sequences:
- the LOC115162255 gene encoding transforming acidic coiled-coil-containing protein 3 isoform X1: MSSTAVNDENHGVCPGRRQSNSDTICDIFSFDQPTGRPSILRQSQAENLSNKTIAKGGKVCFQTPRRDPLTKRIVSPTKSLKMESLDDCSKALETLQFTSPEEVLPLEINGLVDVAKSDFTNVSYPDDDDDDDMPIQSKGGCQLYFENLDAINPFQGSTKMVLSPARPSELVETPKAEEQRERDVIEAVSDRNERALDDTLPFMPSVENSLADFSADMCSTDSVITMMKDPADELSNAGEEETVPSVNLDPDQAVAIISTAEETPQPPKGTYEFDFDNLDSVNSFQTGGSKMQNSPVLGRKRPCDDPQKVDVEEPAVKEMEPAAMLEVVQPVLEAPVQPEMKPIAPKETTKPADDAVAISTAEETPQPPKGTYEFDFDNLDSVNSFQTGGSKMQNSPVLGRKRPCDDPQKVEVEEPAVKEMEPAAMLEVVQPVLEAPVQPEMKPIAPLSTTPKETSKPAEDSIPQPSVAPSKDGAVKLEFNFDDGGEVKRKPPKKFGKGPVLKPTWKKAEPTEKKTPAQSKESPVKPLVNTDYEIPFPKGKYNFDFDKYDPNVNPFDTNVKMTESTVCKVKSSPEAKAPTSVRVAFSPEKVAEPVQQETAPSLCVSIAGYEPDRSAIKEGIDNITQNPNLQMDSCDVQEPSSGKEQEPPTKPDQPSLSTSEPLELCQFGQNPQNGMSEFNEDFVPGTTFMANDFDRQMDYLEQFGSSTFKESALRKQSLYLKFDPLMRESPKKSGVSAGLNNLPRPAPFASRVETQKTGAEEVNGLKSVNPKLLHDLPPVQVVGPQTLVANSPVLENLVPTFPQPANADDNIIEVLKYSQQDMNAAIAKIQKQAKENVDEWKSQHDTLSQDNHEMGKIMSAFEATIAQILADKQRETAKAQADITKVLQEKEQLSQDLNAMERSFSDLFKRLDKYKEVIEGYIKNEEMLKKCAQDYLARIKEEEQRYHTLKAHAEQKISLANGEIAEVRSKLKSEVAALQAQLRREQLKAQSLEKSLDQKVKETEELTNLCDELIAKVQKG, from the exons ATGAGTTCTACTGCTGTAAACGATGAGAATCATGGGGTCTGCCCTGGAAGAAGGCAGAGCAATTCAGACACAATTTGTGACATCTTTTCTTTTGATCAGCCGACTGGGAGGCCCTCCATTCTTCGCCAGTCTCAGGCAGAGAACCTGTCAAACAAAACTATAGCAAAGGGAGGGAAG GTTTGTTTTCAGACTCCAAGAAGAGACCCTCTCACTAAGAGAATAGTATCACCAACAAAGTCCCTTAAGATGGAAAGCCTGGATGACTGTAGTAAAGCCCTGGAGACTTTGCAGTTTACATCACCTGAAGA GGTGTTACCTCTAGAAATCAATGGGCTTGTTGATGTAGCAAAATCAG ACTTCACAAATGTGTCCTatcctgatgatgatgatgatgatgatatgccAATTCAGAGTAAAGGAGGTTGTCAGCTGTATTTTGAAAACCTTGATGCCATCAATCCCTTCCAAGGGTCTACTAAAATGGTCCTTTCTCCAGCAAGGCCCAGTGAGCTAGTTGAAACTCCCAAGGCTGAAGAACAGCGTGAACGTGATGTCATTGAAGCAGTTTCTGACAGGAATGAAAGGGCACTGGATGATACACTCCCGTTCATGCCATCAGTGGAAAATTCTCTTGCTGACTTCTCAGCCGATATGTGCTCAACAGATAGTGTGATTACCATGATGAAGGACCCAGCCGATGAGTTATCCAATGCTGGTGAGGAAGAAACTGTACCATCAGTTAACCTTGACCCAGATCAAGCTGTGGCTATCATCTCTACAGCCGAGGAGACTCCTCAGCCGCCAAAAGGTACATACGAATTTGATTTTGACAACCTTGATTCAGTCAACTCTTTCCAAACGGGAGGCTCCAAAATGCAGAATTCCCCTGTGCTTGGAAGGAAGCGGCCATGCGATGACCCTCAGAAGGTGGACGTTGAAGAGCCTGCAGTAAAGGAAATGGAACCAGCAGCCATGCTTGAGGTGGTTCAGCCAGTCCTAGAGGCACCTGTCCAGCCAGAGATGAAACCTATTGCACCAAAGGAGACTACCAAGCCAGCTGACGACGCTGTGGCCATCTCTACAGCCGAGGAGACTCCTCAGCCGCCAAAAGGTACATACGAATTTGATTTTGACAACCTTGATTCAGTCAACTCTTTCCAAACGGGAGGCTCCAAAATGCAGAATTCCCCTGTGCTTGGAAGGAAGCGGCCATGCGATGACCCTCAGAAGGTGGAAGTTGAAGAGCCTGCGGTAAAGGAAATGGAACCAGCAGCCATGCTTGAGGTGGTTCAGCCAGTCCTAGAGGCACCTGTCCAGCCAGAGATGAAACCTATTGCACCATTGTCAACTACTCCCAAAGAGACTAGCAAGCCAGCTGAAGATTCCATACCTCAGCCCAGTGTAGCCCCTTCTAAGGATGGTGCAGTGAAACTTGAGTTCAATTTCGATGATGGCGGCGAGGTCAAGCGTAAGCCTCCCAAAAAGTTTGGCAAAGGGCCTGTTTTGAAGCCGACATGGAAAAAGGCTGAACCTACAGAAAAAAAAACCCCTGCTCAATCCAAGGAATCTCCAGTGAAGCCGTTGGTCAATACTGATTATGAAATTCCTTTTCCCAAGGGCAAGTATAACTTTGACTTTGATAAATATGACCCAAACGTCAATCCatttgatacaaatgtaaaaatgaCTGAATCTACAGTCTGTAAGGTGAAATCCAGTCCAGAAGCCAAGGCACCAACCTCAGTCAGGGTGGCTTTCTCCCCTGAGAAAGTGGCAGAGCCTGTTCAGCAAGAAACTGCACCATCACTATG tgtttctaTTGCTGGATATGAACCTGATCGTTCTGCCATAAAAGAGGGAATT GACAACATTACACAGAATCCAAACCTTCAGATGGACTCTTGTGACGTTCAGGAACCTTCTTCTGGAAAAGAGCAGGAACCTCCAACTAAACCTGACCAACCTTCGCTAAGCACTTCAGAACCCTTGGAACTCTGCCAATTTGGGCAGAACCCACAGAATGGCATGTCAGAATTTAATGAGGACTTTGTTCCTGGAACCACAT TCATGGCGAATGACTTTGACAGACAGATGGACTACCTGGAGCAGTTTGGGTCCAGCACT TTTAAGGAGTCGGCACTGAGAAAACAATCACTGTACCTCAAATTTGACCCACTGATGAGGGAGAGCCCCAAGAAGTCTGGAGTCTCTGCAGGACTCAACAACCTCCCACGACCTGCTCCCTTTGCTTCACG TGTGGAGACTCAGAAGACTGGAGCTGAGGAGGTGAATGGACTGAAATCTGTCAACCCTAAACTGCTTCATGACCTACCACCT GTTCAAGTTGTTGGTCCTCAGACTCTTGTGGCGAATTCCCCTGTGCTTGAGAATCTGGTCCCTACTTTCCCCCAACCAGCCAACGCTGACGATAACATCATAGAGGTGCTGAAATACAGTCAGCAAGACATGAATGCTGCCATTGCCAAGATCCAGAAACAA GCAAAGGAGAATGTGGATGAATGGAAATCGCAGCATGACACGCTATCTCAGGATAATCATGAAATGGG AAAAATCATGTCAGCATTTGAAGCCACAATCGCTCAGATATTGG CTGATAAACAGAGGGAGACGGCGAAGGCCCAGGCTGACATCACTAAAGTCCTGCAGGAGAAGGAACAGTTATCACAGGACCTGAATGCCATGGAGCGGTCCTTCTCAGATCTCTTCAAGAGACTAGACAAATACAAAGAGGTCATCGAGGGTTACATAAAG AATGAAGAGATGCTGAAGAAATGTGCTCAAGATTATCTGGCTAGGATCAAGGAGGAGGAGCAGCGCTACCATACCCTGAAAGCCCATGCAGAGCAGAAAATTAGCCT GGCGAATGGAGAGATTGCAGAGGTGCGCTCCAAACTAAAGTCTGAGGTCGCTGCACTTCAGGCCCAGCTGCGCAGGGAGCAGCTAAAGGCCCAGTCACTGGAGAAGAGCCTTGACCAGAAA GTAAAAGAGACTGAAGAACTAACTAACCTTTGCGATGAACTAATAGCTAAAGTCCAGAAGGGCTGA
- the LOC115162255 gene encoding transforming acidic coiled-coil-containing protein 3 isoform X2, which produces MSSTAVNDENHGVCPGRRQSNSDTICDIFSFDQPTGRPSILRQSQAENLSNKTIAKGGKVCFQTPRRDPLTKRIVSPTKSLKMESLDDCSKALETLQFTSPEEVLPLEINGLVDVAKSDFTNVSYPDDDDDDDMPIQSKGGCQLYFENLDAINPFQGSTKMVLSPARPSELVETPKAEEQRERDVIEAVSDRNERALDDTLPFMPSVENSLADFSADMCSTDSVITMMKDPADELSNAGEEETVPSVNLDPDQAVAIISTAEETPQPPKGTYEFDFDNLDSVNSFQTGGSKMQNSPVLGRKRPCDDPQKVDVEEPAVKEMEPAAMLEVVQPVLEAPVQPEMKPIAPKETTKPADDAVAISTAEETPQPPKGTYEFDFDNLDSVNSFQTGGSKMQNSPVLGRKRPCDDPQKVEVEEPAVKEMEPAAMLEVVQPVLEAPVQPEMKPIAPLSTTPKETSKPAEDSIPQPSVAPSKDGAVKLEFNFDDGGEVKRKPPKKFGKGPVLKPTWKKAEPTEKKTPAQSKESPVKPLVNTDYEIPFPKVCKVKSSPEAKAPTSVRVAFSPEKVAEPVQQETAPSLCVSIAGYEPDRSAIKEGIDNITQNPNLQMDSCDVQEPSSGKEQEPPTKPDQPSLSTSEPLELCQFGQNPQNGMSEFNEDFVPGTTFMANDFDRQMDYLEQFGSSTFKESALRKQSLYLKFDPLMRESPKKSGVSAGLNNLPRPAPFASRVETQKTGAEEVNGLKSVNPKLLHDLPPVQVVGPQTLVANSPVLENLVPTFPQPANADDNIIEVLKYSQQDMNAAIAKIQKQAKENVDEWKSQHDTLSQDNHEMGKIMSAFEATIAQILADKQRETAKAQADITKVLQEKEQLSQDLNAMERSFSDLFKRLDKYKEVIEGYIKNEEMLKKCAQDYLARIKEEEQRYHTLKAHAEQKISLANGEIAEVRSKLKSEVAALQAQLRREQLKAQSLEKSLDQKVKETEELTNLCDELIAKVQKG; this is translated from the exons ATGAGTTCTACTGCTGTAAACGATGAGAATCATGGGGTCTGCCCTGGAAGAAGGCAGAGCAATTCAGACACAATTTGTGACATCTTTTCTTTTGATCAGCCGACTGGGAGGCCCTCCATTCTTCGCCAGTCTCAGGCAGAGAACCTGTCAAACAAAACTATAGCAAAGGGAGGGAAG GTTTGTTTTCAGACTCCAAGAAGAGACCCTCTCACTAAGAGAATAGTATCACCAACAAAGTCCCTTAAGATGGAAAGCCTGGATGACTGTAGTAAAGCCCTGGAGACTTTGCAGTTTACATCACCTGAAGA GGTGTTACCTCTAGAAATCAATGGGCTTGTTGATGTAGCAAAATCAG ACTTCACAAATGTGTCCTatcctgatgatgatgatgatgatgatatgccAATTCAGAGTAAAGGAGGTTGTCAGCTGTATTTTGAAAACCTTGATGCCATCAATCCCTTCCAAGGGTCTACTAAAATGGTCCTTTCTCCAGCAAGGCCCAGTGAGCTAGTTGAAACTCCCAAGGCTGAAGAACAGCGTGAACGTGATGTCATTGAAGCAGTTTCTGACAGGAATGAAAGGGCACTGGATGATACACTCCCGTTCATGCCATCAGTGGAAAATTCTCTTGCTGACTTCTCAGCCGATATGTGCTCAACAGATAGTGTGATTACCATGATGAAGGACCCAGCCGATGAGTTATCCAATGCTGGTGAGGAAGAAACTGTACCATCAGTTAACCTTGACCCAGATCAAGCTGTGGCTATCATCTCTACAGCCGAGGAGACTCCTCAGCCGCCAAAAGGTACATACGAATTTGATTTTGACAACCTTGATTCAGTCAACTCTTTCCAAACGGGAGGCTCCAAAATGCAGAATTCCCCTGTGCTTGGAAGGAAGCGGCCATGCGATGACCCTCAGAAGGTGGACGTTGAAGAGCCTGCAGTAAAGGAAATGGAACCAGCAGCCATGCTTGAGGTGGTTCAGCCAGTCCTAGAGGCACCTGTCCAGCCAGAGATGAAACCTATTGCACCAAAGGAGACTACCAAGCCAGCTGACGACGCTGTGGCCATCTCTACAGCCGAGGAGACTCCTCAGCCGCCAAAAGGTACATACGAATTTGATTTTGACAACCTTGATTCAGTCAACTCTTTCCAAACGGGAGGCTCCAAAATGCAGAATTCCCCTGTGCTTGGAAGGAAGCGGCCATGCGATGACCCTCAGAAGGTGGAAGTTGAAGAGCCTGCGGTAAAGGAAATGGAACCAGCAGCCATGCTTGAGGTGGTTCAGCCAGTCCTAGAGGCACCTGTCCAGCCAGAGATGAAACCTATTGCACCATTGTCAACTACTCCCAAAGAGACTAGCAAGCCAGCTGAAGATTCCATACCTCAGCCCAGTGTAGCCCCTTCTAAGGATGGTGCAGTGAAACTTGAGTTCAATTTCGATGATGGCGGCGAGGTCAAGCGTAAGCCTCCCAAAAAGTTTGGCAAAGGGCCTGTTTTGAAGCCGACATGGAAAAAGGCTGAACCTACAGAAAAAAAAACCCCTGCTCAATCCAAGGAATCTCCAGTGAAGCCGTTGGTCAATACTGATTATGAAATTCCTTTTCCCAAGG TCTGTAAGGTGAAATCCAGTCCAGAAGCCAAGGCACCAACCTCAGTCAGGGTGGCTTTCTCCCCTGAGAAAGTGGCAGAGCCTGTTCAGCAAGAAACTGCACCATCACTATG tgtttctaTTGCTGGATATGAACCTGATCGTTCTGCCATAAAAGAGGGAATT GACAACATTACACAGAATCCAAACCTTCAGATGGACTCTTGTGACGTTCAGGAACCTTCTTCTGGAAAAGAGCAGGAACCTCCAACTAAACCTGACCAACCTTCGCTAAGCACTTCAGAACCCTTGGAACTCTGCCAATTTGGGCAGAACCCACAGAATGGCATGTCAGAATTTAATGAGGACTTTGTTCCTGGAACCACAT TCATGGCGAATGACTTTGACAGACAGATGGACTACCTGGAGCAGTTTGGGTCCAGCACT TTTAAGGAGTCGGCACTGAGAAAACAATCACTGTACCTCAAATTTGACCCACTGATGAGGGAGAGCCCCAAGAAGTCTGGAGTCTCTGCAGGACTCAACAACCTCCCACGACCTGCTCCCTTTGCTTCACG TGTGGAGACTCAGAAGACTGGAGCTGAGGAGGTGAATGGACTGAAATCTGTCAACCCTAAACTGCTTCATGACCTACCACCT GTTCAAGTTGTTGGTCCTCAGACTCTTGTGGCGAATTCCCCTGTGCTTGAGAATCTGGTCCCTACTTTCCCCCAACCAGCCAACGCTGACGATAACATCATAGAGGTGCTGAAATACAGTCAGCAAGACATGAATGCTGCCATTGCCAAGATCCAGAAACAA GCAAAGGAGAATGTGGATGAATGGAAATCGCAGCATGACACGCTATCTCAGGATAATCATGAAATGGG AAAAATCATGTCAGCATTTGAAGCCACAATCGCTCAGATATTGG CTGATAAACAGAGGGAGACGGCGAAGGCCCAGGCTGACATCACTAAAGTCCTGCAGGAGAAGGAACAGTTATCACAGGACCTGAATGCCATGGAGCGGTCCTTCTCAGATCTCTTCAAGAGACTAGACAAATACAAAGAGGTCATCGAGGGTTACATAAAG AATGAAGAGATGCTGAAGAAATGTGCTCAAGATTATCTGGCTAGGATCAAGGAGGAGGAGCAGCGCTACCATACCCTGAAAGCCCATGCAGAGCAGAAAATTAGCCT GGCGAATGGAGAGATTGCAGAGGTGCGCTCCAAACTAAAGTCTGAGGTCGCTGCACTTCAGGCCCAGCTGCGCAGGGAGCAGCTAAAGGCCCAGTCACTGGAGAAGAGCCTTGACCAGAAA GTAAAAGAGACTGAAGAACTAACTAACCTTTGCGATGAACTAATAGCTAAAGTCCAGAAGGGCTGA